The Leishmania donovani BPK282A1 complete genome, chromosome 8 genome has a segment encoding these proteins:
- a CDS encoding stress-induced protein sti1 — protein MDATELKNKGNEEFSAGRYVEAVNYFSKAIQLDEQNSVLYSNRSACFAAMQKYKDALDDADKCISIKPNWAKGYVRRGAALHGMRRYDDAIAAYEKGLKVDPSNSSCAQGVKDVQVAKAREARDPIARVFTPEAFRKIQENPKLSLLMLQPDYVKMVDTVIRDPSQARLYMEDQRFALTLMYLSGMKIPNDGDDEEEERPSAKAAETAKPKEEKLLTDNEKEALALKEEGNKLYLSKKFEEALTKYQEAQVKDPKNTLYILNVSAVYFEQGDYDKCIAECEHGIEHARENHCDYTIIAKLMTRNALCLQKQRKYEAAIDLYKRALVEWRNPDTLKKLTECEKEHQKAVEEAYIDPEIAKQKKDEGNQYFKEDKFPEAVTAYTEAIKRNPAEHTSYSNRAAAYIKLGAFNDALKDAEKCIELKPDFVKGYARKGHAYFWTKQYNRALQAYDEGLKVDPSNADCKDGRYRTIMKIQEMASGQSADGDEAARRAMDDPEIAAIMQDSYMQLVLKEMQNDPTRIQEYMKDSGISAKINKLISAGIIRFGQ, from the coding sequence ATGGACGCGACTGAGCTGAAGAACAAGGGGAACGAAGAGTTCTCCGCCGGCCGCTATGTGGAGGCAGTGAACTACTTCTCAAAGGCGATCCAGTTGGATGAGCAGAACAGTGTCCTCTACAGCAACCGCTCCGCCTGCTTTGCAGCCATGCAAAAGTACAAGGACGCGCTGGACGACGCCGACAAGTGCATCTCGATCAAGCCGAATTGGGCCAAGGGCTACGTgcgccgaggcgcagctcTCCATGGCATGCGCCGCTACGACGATGCCATTGCCGCGTATGAAAAGGGGCTCAAGGTGGACCCTTccaacagcagctgcgcgcagGGCGTGAAGGACGTGCAGGTAGCCAAGGCCCGCGAAGCACGTGACCCCATCGCTCGCGTCTTCACCCCGGAGGCGTTCCGAAAGATCCAAGAGAATCCCAAGCTGTCCCTACTTATGCTGCAGCCTGACTACGTGAAGATGGTGGACACCGTCATCCGCGACCCTTCGCAGGCCCGACTGTACATGGAAGACCAGCGCTTTGCCCTGACGCTCATGTACCTGAGCGGGATGAAGATTCCCAACGATGgtgatgacgaggaggaggaacgTCCGtctgcgaaggcggcggagacAGCGAAGCCAAAAGAGGAGAAGCTTCTCACCGACAACGAGAAGGAGGCCCTGGCGctcaaggaggagggcaacaAGCTCTACCTCTCGAAAAAGTTTGAGGAGGCGCTGACCAAGTACCAAGAGGCGCAGGTGAAAGACCCCAAGAACACTTTGTACATTCTGAACGTGTCGGCCGTGTACTTCGAGCAGGGTGACTACGACAAGTGCATCGCCGAGTGCGAGCACGGTATCGAGCACGCTCGCGAGAACCACTGCGACTACACAATCATTGCGAAGCTCATGACCCGGAACGCCTTGTGCCTCCAAAAGCAGAGGAAGTACGAGGCCGCCATTGACCTTTACAAGCGCGCCCTTGTCGAGTGGCGTAACCCTGACACCCTCAAGAAGCTCACGGAGTGCGAGAAGGAGCACCAAAAGGCGGTGGAGGAAGCCTACATCGATCCTGAGATCGCGAAGCAGAAGAAAGACGAAGGTAACCAGTACTTCAAGGAGGATAAGTTCCCCGAGGCCGTGACAGCGTACACGGAGGCCATCAAACGCAACCCTGCCGAGCACACCTCCTACAGCAATCGCGCGGCCGCTTACATCAAGCTTGGAGCCTTCAACGACGCCCTCAAGGACGCGGAGAAGTGCATTGAGCTGAAGCCCGACTTTGTTAAGGGCTACGCGCGCAAGGGTCATGCTTACTTTTGGACCAAGCAGTACAAccgcgcgctgcaggcgtACGATGAGGGCCTCAAGGTGGACCCGAGCAACGCGGACTGCAAGGATGGGCGGTATCGCACAATCATGAAGATTCAGGAGATGGCATCTGGCCAGTCCGCGGatggcgacgaggcggcgcgccgcgccatgGACGATCCTGAAATCGCGGCAATCATGCAAGATAGCTACATGCAACTAGTGCTGAAGGAGATGCAGAACGATCCCACGCGCATTCAGGAGTACATGAAGGACTCCGGCATCTCAGCGAAGATCAACAAGCTGATTTCAGCTGGCATCATTCGTTTTGGTCAGTAG
- a CDS encoding phosphoribosylpyrophosphate synthetase, whose product MSVSPLCDQLKRIEKAYFYQPGKMTEVHAMSGTVSPHTEKRDYSRPFCLVSGNGNRPLAEAVALLMGTHTHHTSVTQYSNGEVNVRINECVLGADVYIIQSTTGNEIIDINTALMELLLLIRKMRLSNAKSVTVIAPFFGYARQDRKTNLRGPISASVVARMIVKMGVNRLASLDLHSNQIQGFFDNIPVDNLLMAHEFARYLHDQPWFNVDQMVVVSPDAGGVERAKQLADILQVGRIVTIVKRRIAAGKVDTMQSVGEVAGFTCIIVDDMIDTGGTLVKACELLKELGAVRVMACCTHGILTNPCPDRINNCSALEQLVVSDSIPQEEHQKVIPKLKVLTIAPLIAAVIHQYLNEKSVSSLFPPSLRDS is encoded by the coding sequence ATGtccgtctctcctctctgcgATCAGCTGAAGCGCATCGAGAAGGCGTACTTCTACCAGCCGGGCAAGATGACGGAGGTACATGCGATGAGTGGGACCGTGAGCCCGCACACGGAGAAACGCGACTACTCGCGCCCGTTCTGCCTAGTCTCCGGTAACGGGAATCGTCCgctggcagaggcggtggcgctcctGATgggcacccacacccaccacACGTCTGTGACGCAGTACTCTAACGGCGAGGTGAACGTGCGCATCAACGAGTGCGTGCTCGGCGCTGATGTCTACATCATTCAGAGCACCACCGGAAACGAGATCATCGACATTAATACGGCGCTCATggagctgctcctgctgaTCCGCAAGATGCGTCTGAGCAATGCAAAGAGTGTGACCGTCATCGCCCCCTTTTTCGGGTACGCTCGCCAGGACCGAAAGACGAACCTGCGCGGCcccatctccgcctccgtggTCGCGCGCATGATCGTGAAGATGGGCGTAAACCGTCTTGCTTCTCTGGACCTGCACTCGAACCAGATTCAAGGTTTTTTCGACAACATTCCGGTAGACAACCTTCTCATGGCACACGAGTTTGCGCGGTACCTGCACGACCAGCCGTGGTTCAACGTCGATCAAATGGTGGTCGTCTCGCCTGATGCGGGCGGTGTGGAGCGGGCAAAGCAGCTGGCCGATATTCTGCAGGTGGGCCGCATCGTCACCATCGTGAAGCGGCGCATTGCGGCTGGAAAGGTGGACACGATGCAGAGCGTGGGTGAGGTGGCCGGCTTCACTTGCATCATCGTAGACGACATGATCGACACCGGCGGCACACTGGTGAAGGCATGTGAGCTTCTGAAGGAACTcggcgcggtgcgcgtgATGGCGTGTTGCACGCACGGCATCCTCACAAACCCCTGCCCGGATCGCATCAACAACTGCAGCGCCCTTGAGCAGCTTGTGGTGTCCGACTCCATCCCGCAAGAGGAGCACCAAAAGGTGATCCCCAAGTTGAAGGTGCTCACCATTGCGCCTCTTATCGCGGCCGTCATTCACCAGTACTTGAACGAGAAAAGCGTCagctccctcttccctccctcactgCGGGACAGCTAA